One segment of Dehalogenimonas sp. THU2 DNA contains the following:
- a CDS encoding YifB family Mg chelatase-like AAA ATPase has protein sequence MLARVMTCALLGLEGTIVEVEVDIAPGLPSFTVVGLPDAAIQEARERVRAAVRNSGFFFPMKRVVASLAPADFKKTGPAYDLPIALGILLSSNQLTADVSGIAFLGELSLEGKLRHTGGILPMVALAYQHGYRRVTVPAEDAAEASMVEGVEVIPIKTLAELAAYLSGEIALPLPPERPAPPELPPDYGIDMSHIKGQEHVKRALEVAAAGTHNVVMSGPPGSGKTMLARALTTILPPLSNEEALEVTKIYSVSGCLPPGIPMMKERPFRSPHYTTSAAGLVGGGHWPRPGEITLSHRGVLFLDELPEFGHNMLEVLRQPLEDRVVTISRSQGSVTFPANFMLVGAMNPCPCGYYGDPLKECRCAPAQITRYQNRLSGPFLDRVDIFIEVPRVDYDKLSGNHQGEASAAISERVSKARKRQSERFTGSRLVANNDMTAADIKRHCALDTPAESLLKTAMRQLSLSARAFHRTLKLARTISDLDGSDLIKAHHMAEALQYRPRLTV, from the coding sequence ATGTTAGCCCGCGTCATGACCTGCGCCTTACTCGGCCTCGAAGGCACCATCGTCGAGGTTGAAGTGGATATTGCTCCCGGTTTGCCCAGCTTTACCGTGGTGGGACTGCCCGACGCGGCCATCCAGGAAGCGCGTGAACGGGTGCGGGCCGCGGTTCGTAATTCCGGGTTCTTTTTTCCCATGAAACGGGTGGTAGCCAGCCTGGCGCCGGCGGATTTCAAGAAGACCGGCCCAGCTTATGACCTGCCCATCGCCCTGGGTATCCTCTTAAGTTCCAATCAGCTTACCGCCGACGTTTCCGGTATCGCGTTCCTGGGCGAACTATCGCTCGAAGGCAAGCTGCGCCATACCGGTGGGATCCTGCCTATGGTGGCGCTGGCTTACCAGCATGGCTACCGCCGGGTCACCGTACCCGCCGAGGACGCCGCCGAAGCCTCCATGGTGGAAGGCGTGGAAGTCATCCCCATCAAGACCCTGGCCGAACTGGCGGCTTACCTCTCCGGCGAGATTGCACTGCCGCTGCCGCCCGAGCGCCCCGCCCCGCCCGAGCTTCCACCCGACTACGGCATCGATATGTCTCATATCAAAGGCCAGGAGCACGTCAAGCGGGCGCTTGAAGTGGCTGCCGCCGGTACCCACAACGTGGTCATGTCTGGCCCGCCCGGCTCCGGCAAGACTATGCTGGCGCGGGCTTTAACCACCATCCTGCCGCCCCTGTCCAACGAGGAGGCGCTGGAGGTGACCAAGATCTATTCCGTCTCCGGCTGCCTGCCGCCGGGGATACCCATGATGAAGGAGCGGCCGTTCCGCTCACCGCATTACACTACTTCCGCGGCGGGGCTGGTGGGCGGGGGGCACTGGCCGCGGCCGGGTGAGATCACCCTGTCGCACCGCGGCGTGCTTTTCCTGGACGAGCTGCCGGAGTTCGGCCACAATATGCTGGAGGTGCTCCGGCAGCCGCTGGAGGACCGGGTGGTCACCATCAGCCGCTCCCAGGGATCGGTGACCTTTCCGGCCAATTTCATGCTGGTGGGCGCCATGAATCCCTGCCCGTGCGGTTATTACGGCGACCCGCTTAAAGAATGCCGCTGCGCCCCGGCCCAGATCACCCGCTATCAGAACCGCCTGTCCGGGCCGTTCCTGGACCGGGTGGATATCTTCATCGAGGTGCCGAGGGTGGATTATGACAAGCTGTCCGGCAATCACCAGGGGGAAGCGTCGGCGGCCATTTCGGAACGCGTCAGCAAAGCCAGGAAGCGGCAATCGGAGCGTTTTACCGGCTCCCGGCTGGTGGCCAACAACGATATGACGGCGGCGGATATCAAGCGGCACTGCGCCCTGGATACCCCGGCGGAGAGCCTGCTGAAGACCGCCATGCGGCAGTTATCTCTATCCGCCCGCGCTTTTCACCGGACGCTGAAGCTGGCGCGCACCATCTCCGACCTGGATGGCAGCGACCTGATCAAAGCCCACCACATGGCCGAGGCGTTGCAATACCGGCCGCGCCTGACTGTTTAA